Genomic window (Dasypus novemcinctus isolate mDasNov1 chromosome 10, mDasNov1.1.hap2, whole genome shotgun sequence):
aaaatgaaattttaccaTCCTTTTGTGTTTTGAGTACATTCATTTTAGTCTAGTGAGGTCTGCAATGCAGTGAAAGTTCAATCAACTGCAGTGCCAGGATCTGAAATATATTATAATCGAATGAAAGTTTATAGGTCTGTATCCTAGCAGTTTCTAATTTTGGTGCTCTTTCTCATTCTAggtttttcatttctcccttcccctcccctccccaccccatccattGATATTATTCTTTTGAAGATTCTTTGTTGTCAAGCCGCCAAAGTGGAGAGTGCGATTGCAGAAGGGGGTGCTTCTCGTTTCAGGTAATTTTCACTGGTCATCTGATAATTTTCATCTGAAGAATAAATGTAGTAGTCAATTCTCTGGTTTTCCATTAgacccaaattcagtcatcatcTGTTGTGTAATttctgaaatacaaaataaagaagCACTGTGTCTCTTGGGTGACAGTTAATTGGGgtataacttttctttttaaatagtgcTTCTTCGGGCGGAGGAGGAAGTAGGGGTGCACCTCAGCACTATCCCAAGACTGCTGGCAACAGGTATCATAAACAAAAGTGAATGAGTTTTTATTAAAATACAGTACATTTAGATTGAAATTTTTTGAAGCATAACAGTATAGTTTATGGCAGTCGACATCAGACTTCTGAAACCTGTTCTAGGGCATGGTTTCTGCTCAGTATCTTAAATTAATATATCAGTGTTTGATTATTCCTTAGCCGATTATCTGAGTGAGACCCTCAAACtgttataatttatattattactgtttGGCATCTTCAGTGGATGTCATTTCTGGAGTCAGTTACCCATTCTAATTGGTATTAGCAAAGCAGTGTGCATGCAGCATGGTCTTAGTCTAGCGAGTGTTCTGAAGGTATGGCACTTGGACCATACCttaatagaaatgcaaatttctcaGGAGGCCTCACCCCAGAAATTCTGGCAGTGGGCCCAGCAATCTCTTTTAAGAATTCCTTCAAATGGTTCTGATGCACACTGcagattgagaaccactgatctctCCAGGGTTGCTCAGTTGTGAAGGAAGTTGGGAAAACCTAAACTTGTTTACATTTTTAGAAGTTTCTGATCAGTATGACATTTGGTATGTGACGGGATGCAAGTTTTTAGGTTTTCTTAAGCATAATTGTaaaagtttgttaattttatttttatgttaatcAGCGAGTTCCTGGGGAAAACCCCAGGGCAAAACGCTCAGAAATGGATTCCTGCACGAAGCACTAGACGAGATGACAACTCCGCAGCAAACAACTCCGCAAATGAAAAAGAACGACATGATGCAATCTTCAGGAAAGTAAGAGGGTAAGATTATAgatctgttttgtctttttactaaTTGGAGGGGGAAAGAATGGATTAGCTGTACTTCTTATGTGTGCTATACCACTGGAATTAAAAATCAGGGTCCTAAAAGGCAATGTTCTtgcccaaagtataaaataaaatacatagtgaACAAAAAAGTAGCACAGTCAATATTTTGTAGACTATAGCTACTTTGGGCTGTTGGGttaaaataaaatccacaaaCCCTTATGTTGGCATTTCCTTTGCCTGGTGTGTTAACCCAATGAAGCAAAAACTATATTGGCCTTCTGGTTCTAGCTTTGATAATAAGGAGATCTTTGTGCCCAGGGCTTAGAGAAAAGATTCTCATTAAACAGCTGGGGCACCCCAGTCTGGCATATGTTATTATCTGAAGGCTTATTTCAACATCTCTTGGTTACATGGGTAAGAAGATGTGCCTTGATATTCAAGGGAGATGGTAGAGAAACAATTTTCAACTGAATGTTTTTGCCTGTTGGCTGACATTTAATATCTGTTTTTCCCCAGCATACTAAATAAGCTTACTCCTGAAAAGTTTGACAAGCTATGCCTTGAGCTCCTCAATGTGGGTGTAGAGTCTAAACTCATCCTTAAAGGGGTCATACTGCTGGTAAGCTCAATGTTTACTTAATCCAAAGGGAGAGGAAAACACTAAATCCAAGTTCTATTTTTTTATACTTCTATCGTTTAAAATCCTAAGATATTTGAAAGTTGGTGATAATAATAGAGCCATTAACTTTTAAGGGCATCAGATTTAAGAGGTGAATTTTAAATTCCTAGTACATTTGAAAAACTAACCAGGGGACTGTTTTGCCATTTTTCATCTTCCTATAGAAATACTGTGTTTTGATCTTGAAAGTAAGTTGTGTGATGGTTGATAAAATATTCCAGAGTTTGTTACCATTTTAACACTCAGAATATTTTCAGCTTTTGAGTGAGGGGTGCTCTCCAAAATTGGATATTTTTGGTAACATTTAAGTGCTTTATATTCTTCCCAGACTGTGTGCTAAGCACTTGAAATGAATTTTCATTTACTTCACATAGTAAACCTTATGAGAGAGGTTTTGTTATTACCACCTTATGACTGAGGCATAGAGAAGTATATTTGTCCAAGTTGATAAAGAAATGTGTTTCAAAATTTAGGATCCATAAGTTTCTAAGAAATTATTCAAGTTATAAAGGCAgttccaaaattttcatttttagtaaaGCAAATGACATTTTCTATAGATTGTGGACAAAGCACTAGAAGAGCCAAAGTATAGCTCATTGTATGCTCAGCTATGTCTGCGATTGGCAGAAGATGCACCAAACTTTGATGGCCCAGCAGCAGAGGGTCAACCAGGACAGAAGCAAAGCACAGTAAGTAGTAGTGTGTTGGTTTATTTTAAAGTTGATTTGAAAGGTTTCCCTAAAACCtgctaaattattttttgtttatcatAGACATTCAGACGCCTCCTAATTTCCAAATTACAAGATGAATTTGAAAATCGAACCAGAAATGTTGATGGTACGAGTTTTATGTTTGATACTTGAGTAGTGCTGCATATTTTCAACTTAATTCTGAACATTGAATTTCATTTTTCCGTATTTCTCTATTTCAGTCTATGATAAGCGTGAAAATCCCCTCCTCCCAGAGGAGGAGGAACAGAGAGCCATTGCTAAGATCAAGATGTTGGGGAACATCAAATTCATTGGAGAACTTGGCAAGCTTGATCTTATTCATGAATCTATCCTTCATAAGTGCATCAAAACAGTAAGTGGCTGGGAATTTAGGTTTAGGTCAATTTTATCATGGGGTGCATCATTTTGGGGGGAAGATAAGTTAATTATAATTGTCTTTGGGGCAATTTGTAAAGGTTGGTAAGCTAGTTACGTATTTTAGGTGGCCAGTAAATCCAGCATTGTaaagcaaaatatatttaaatgtggaaCAGTGCCTATTATGGAAGCCTGCTATGTGATAGCAAGGTAGGATAGAACCAATTACCTGTCTGTGTTAAAATGACTGGATTTGGAGTGATTTCCTCCACGTAGACTTTAGGAACTATGTCATGccaaaataagggggaaatgctaCATCTAAACCAGGATAGCTGTAAGATTTTGTCAACATGTGGCTTTTCTTTTGGTAgcttttggaaaagaagaagagagtcCAACTTAAGGATATGGGAGAGGATTTGGAGTGCCTCTGTCAGATAATGAGGACAGTGGGACCTAGATTAGACCATGAACGAGCTAAGGTGTGTATATTGCTTAGTGGAATAGTATAAATGATTTGTCTTAGTTTtattcaaattaaatttttttttttatattacagaCAATTGTCATATTTAGTTATTAGCCTTGATTATAATCTAGAAGTCTAGAAAGCACATGTTCACTTAAGCTGTCTTTTCTAGTTAcatatttttcccccttttttcatcAGTCCTTAATGGATCAGTACTTTGCCCGAATGTGCTCCTTGATGTTAAGTAAGGAATTGCCAGCGAGGATTCGATTCCTGCTGCAGGtaaaataagtttaaatgttgggttttttgggggggagaggggtgtaagaataatagaataaaagttaaacttttttaaattaaaggatACCGTAGAGTTGCGAGAACACCATTGGGTTCCTCGCAAGGCTTTTCTTGACAATGGACCAAAGACGATCAATCAAATCCGTCAAGATGCAGTgaaagtaagttttttttttttaagtgtttatgaTAGCACAGAACTGGCTAACACTTGTATACAAATATTTGACAATCTCTCATCTTACTGGTGGAGCTTAATGTTTTAGTATTTTGTGTGCCATTTTGCGAAGAACTTATTTACAGAAATAATGTAAGTAGCACTGTTATAATTTAGAAATTTTTCTCCATACTTTTTCTTATATAAGAAATTAAACTTTTAAGTTGAAGTGGTGTCCAGAAACAGTTGCCTATTCGTTTTATTTCTAAAGGATCTAGGAGTGTTTATTCCTGCTCCTATGGCTCAAGGGATGAGAAGTGACTTCTTTCTGGAGGGACCGTTCATGCCACCAAGGATGAAAATGGATAGGGACCCACTTGGAGGACTTGCTGATATGTTTGGACAAATGCCAGGTGATTTCAAACAAGACTGGTTTGGTTAAACTAAAATATCAACATTTTAATGCTAGAGTTCTAAGATTGTTCATGTGTATGTTTAAAGGTAGCGGCATTGGTACTGGTCCAGGAGTTATCCAGGATAGATTTTCACCCACCATGGGGCGTCATCGTTCAAATCAGCTCTTCAATGGCCATGGGGGACACATCATGCCTCCCACACAATCGCagtttggggagatgggaggcAAGTTTATGAAAAGCCAGGTAAGGCTACATTTAAGAATGTCTCGGcaacaagtatttttaaaaacctcagtGTATGATTTATTTGGTTTTGCTAAGAGTGCAAATATTTTtaggtgtgtgtgttttttgaaACTAAATTTTCATCTGATAGGTTTTTCAAACTGGGTGAAATGCTTATCCTTAAGATTAGTAAAGTAGTAATAAAATCACATTCTTTCTTTGACAGGTTAGATTTTTATTCCCTATTtctacttttactttttcttggcAAATTCACTTAAGCTTTCCTATGGCCTGGCTCGTCCCTCTGGTACTTGCTTACCATAATTTGTGGTGGACCCCTCTTTATCTagactttctttctccctttctgaaATAGGGGCTAAGCCAGCTCTACCATAACCAGAGTCAGGGACTCTTATCCCAGCTGCAAGGACAGTCGAAGGATATGCCACCTCGGTTTTCTAAGAAAGGACAGCTTAATGCAGATGAGGTACATTTGCCTATGTTACTTATACCATAGTTTGTCAATTCAGAAATCTATTGCCCAATGATTATAAAAAGACGCGTTATTAAGAGGACTTATGCTGGagttctttacctctttctttctttctttctgtactttttctttctttggatgtCCAGCGTCCTATGAGCGAAGATTATGAGATATGAGGGCAGATTTCTTATATAAGTATTTAGTGTAAGGAAAATAGTTACGAAGATTTTGTTTGTGGTTTCTCTGTAAGTATAGGGTGACTCAGCTAAGAGTAAAACAAGACGTTATCTAAACTCTAGTTAAATTTGCTGGTTATTCGAATACTTCAATCATGTTAATCCTTGGAGAATTATGGTTCAGATGTGAGATTTATGGTATCATTCTTGTGTAAATTAGAGCTTTAATTTTGTTGTCAGAAATCTTTTAACAGAGTAGAGTTTTTTTAGTTCTCAAGAGAAACTTCTGCCTGGGGTTTTACAATATTTGTACATATTGAATTAATAGTAGGATGTTGTAATGCTGTGTTTAATTTTGTCAGTAGCGTGTTAACTTTGATAcctgttttgatttgttttccaTTCCAGATTAGCCTGAGGCCTGCTCAGTCTTTCCTAATGAATAAAAATCAAGTGCCAAAGCTTCAGCCCCAGATAACTATGATTCCTCCTAGTGCACAACCACCACGCACTCAAACACCACCTCTGGGACAGGTATGGAGTATAGTATTATGAGAgcattttctattgttttagcCTTTTCTTAAAATGtctaaaaacatgttttttgttttgttttttaagacacCTCAGCTTGGTCTCAAAACTAATCCACCACTTATCCAGGAAAAGCCTGCCAAGACCAGCAAAAAGCCACCACCATCAAAGGAAGAACTACTTAAATTAACTGTAAGTTTGAAGTAATTCGGTAAATATTCTGTAGCCCATAGAGTACATGTGGGATAGGGAAAGCACTAAAGTTATTTGGACTGTGTTGTTTTCAGGAAACTGTTGTAACAGAGTATCTAAATAGTGGAAATGCAAATGAGGCAGTCAATGGCGTAAGAGAAATGAGGGCTCCTAAACACTTTCTTCCTGAGATGTTGAGCAAAGTAATTATCCTTTCGCTGGATAGAAGtgatgaagataaagaaaaagcaaGTTCTTTGATCAGTTTACTCAAACATGAAAGTATAGCCACTAGCGACAACTTCATGCAGGTAGGACACTGCAGTTTTCTGATTTTGTGATAACTCTTTCCATTCAAATTTGAAAACTATTCTGACTGTTAATAAATTCTTCCTAAGGCTTTCCTGAATGTATTGGACCAGTGCCCCAAACTGGAGGTTGACATCCCCTTGGTGAAATCCTATTTAGCACAGTTTGCAGCTCGTGCCATCATTTCAGAGCTGGTGAGCATTTCAGAACTAGCTCAACCACTGGAAAGTGGCAcccattttcctctcttcttaCTTTGCCTTCAGCAGTTAGCTAAATTACAAGATCGGGAATGGTTAACAGAACTTTTTCAACAAAGCAAGGTCAATATGCAGAAAATGCTCCCAGGTAAGAGAATgctggggttttgtttttgtttttgtttattaacaCTCAATCTAGAGATTTCtaatactttgaatggattatataGTTCCGACAGTCAGATTACCCTGAACAGATAATGATAAACATTACCATGGATAGTCCTTGCCATCATATAAAAAGAAGAGATTATTATTAAACTTAGTCTGTTTTTATTTAATCCATGTGTAGTTCCATTTACTGGTCTGGGTTTTTACTCTTGTACATGAATATTGTAGATTGGGAAGTTATTTGTTAAGCTATTTCTTAGATAGTCCAACTAGGTGGAATGAACATATTGTTAATGCATTTGTCTTTCTCTCTTCAGAAATTGATCAGAATAAGGACCGCATGTTGGAAATTTTGGAAGGGAAGGGGCTGAGTTTCTTATTCCCACTTCTAAAACTAGAGAAGgaactgttaaaacaaataaaattggaTCCATCCCCTCAAACcatatataaatggattaaagatAACATCTCTCCCAAACTTCATGTAGATAAAGGATTTGTGAACATCTTGATGACTAGGTGAGATAAGATTTTTGTtaactagaaaaaataagtatACAATGCAGGAAAATAAGCTGTCTTTCTACAATAAAGAAGCTCACTTTTGAGTTCTAACAAggcatctttgtttctttttagctTCTTACAGTATATTTCTAGTGAAGTAAACCCACCCAGTGATGAAACAGATTCTTCCTCTGCTCCTTCCAAAGAACAGTTAGAGCAGGAAAAACAGTTGCTTCTTTCCTTCAAGCCAGTAATGCAGAAATTCCTTCATGATCATGTTGATCTACAAGTCAGTGCTCTCTATGCTCTTCAGGTGCACTGCTACAATAGCAACTTCCCAAAAGGTAAGAGGGCTGATATCAAAATGATGGGAATGGGCCAATTCTTAAACTACACACACACTAATGTgcttttttgtctttgtcttttttttaggcATGTTACTCCGCTTTTTTGTTCACTTCTATGACATGGAGATTATCGAAGAAGAAGCTTTTTTGGCTTGGAAAGAAGATATAACCCAAGAGTTTCCAGGGAAAGGCAAGGCTTTGTTCCAGGTAAATTCTCCTTTGTTTAGGGAAATCTgttcatgcttttttaaatttgttgccTTAATGAAGAGCCTTTTTAAACTGAAATGCAGGTAAGATAGTCCTAGTAGCGTGTTTGTCTTCCATTCATATTCCTGTTTATCATTGTGCACTGGTGGACGTCTTGGTTAAGTTAGTAGTTAGTGCCAAAATGAGATTATTATATAATGAAGTCATGCTTCAATCATAGTGGTGTATAAGCTGTTTGATTTGAGGTGACAAATATTTAGAAGTGGAGCTTGTCTATATAGCGTGATTGTGCAagtttaagtttgtttttttaaacttcaataaattaactGAAGAATTACTTCTGGGTTCTTAtactttggtttattttttgaTCTTACTGAGTGAACTACTTCCCCTAGGGGAAAAACTTCATGCATTAAAATCACACAGGTCCAAGCCTGCTCCCAGAGATTCTGATATATTAGCTCTATTGTGTACATTGCAAGTCATTCTCATACAGGTATTCCAGGGGAGGCTAGTTTTGAGAACACTAGTGTACAATTGTCTTTACCCTGAAAGTTCACAAAATAGCTTCATAAGAATCATTCCTGCAGCATTTGTCTATAGCCCTGTCTTCAGAATCTAATCCAGTCATTTTGGGGTGGGACTAGAAATCCACTTTTTCAGGAACACCCCCATTCCTCCAAAGTACTTCTAACATACTTAGGTGTGGGAGAAGCCAGTGTCCTATATTAAATGGCCCTGAAATGTAATTGGAGCTTAAGCAGTGCCATTCTTTAACCTTGAACTACTGGTCCCAAACAACTTGTAAATTATCCCCAATCCAAATAGTAAAACCACTCTTTATTACTTAAAGCTAGCATT
Coding sequences:
- the LOC101420062 gene encoding eukaryotic translation initiation factor 4 gamma 2 isoform X1 codes for the protein MLGNIKFIGELGKLDLIHESILHKCIKTLLEKKKRVQLKDMGEDLECLCQIMRTVGPRLDHERAKSLMDQYFARMCSLMLSKELPARIRFLLQDTVELREHHWVPRKAFLDNGPKTINQIRQDAVKDLGVFIPAPMAQGMRSDFFLEGPFMPPRMKMDRDPLGGLADMFGQMPGSGIGTGPGVIQDRFSPTMGRHRSNQLFNGHGGHIMPPTQSQFGEMGGKFMKSQGLSQLYHNQSQGLLSQLQGQSKDMPPRFSKKGQLNADEISLRPAQSFLMNKNQVPKLQPQITMIPPSAQPPRTQTPPLGQTPQLGLKTNPPLIQEKPAKTSKKPPPSKEELLKLTETVVTEYLNSGNANEAVNGVREMRAPKHFLPEMLSKVIILSLDRSDEDKEKASSLISLLKHESIATSDNFMQAFLNVLDQCPKLEVDIPLVKSYLAQFAARAIISELVSISELAQPLESGTHFPLFLLCLQQLAKLQDREWLTELFQQSKVNMQKMLPEIDQNKDRMLEILEGKGLSFLFPLLKLEKELLKQIKLDPSPQTIYKWIKDNISPKLHVDKGFVNILMTSFLQYISSEVNPPSDETDSSSAPSKEQLEQEKQLLLSFKPVMQKFLHDHVDLQVSALYALQVHCYNSNFPKGMLLRFFVHFYDMEIIEEEAFLAWKEDITQEFPGKGKALFQVNQWLTWLETAEEEESEEEAD
- the LOC101420062 gene encoding eukaryotic translation initiation factor 4 gamma 2 isoform X2, giving the protein MLGNIKFIGELGKLDLIHESILHKCIKTLLEKKKRVQLKDMGEDLECLCQIMRTVGPRLDHERAKSLMDQYFARMCSLMLSKELPARIRFLLQDTVELREHHWVPRKAFLDNGPKTINQIRQDAVKDLGVFIPAPMAQGMRSDFFLEGPFMPPRMKMDRDPLGGLADMFGQMPGSGIGTGPGVIQDRFSPTMGRHRSNQLFNGHGGHIMPPTQSQFGEMGGKFMKSQISLRPAQSFLMNKNQVPKLQPQITMIPPSAQPPRTQTPPLGQTPQLGLKTNPPLIQEKPAKTSKKPPPSKEELLKLTETVVTEYLNSGNANEAVNGVREMRAPKHFLPEMLSKVIILSLDRSDEDKEKASSLISLLKHESIATSDNFMQAFLNVLDQCPKLEVDIPLVKSYLAQFAARAIISELVSISELAQPLESGTHFPLFLLCLQQLAKLQDREWLTELFQQSKVNMQKMLPEIDQNKDRMLEILEGKGLSFLFPLLKLEKELLKQIKLDPSPQTIYKWIKDNISPKLHVDKGFVNILMTSFLQYISSEVNPPSDETDSSSAPSKEQLEQEKQLLLSFKPVMQKFLHDHVDLQVSALYALQVHCYNSNFPKGMLLRFFVHFYDMEIIEEEAFLAWKEDITQEFPGKGKALFQVNQWLTWLETAEEEESEEEAD